A single Sphingomonas sp. IW22 DNA region contains:
- a CDS encoding LON peptidase substrate-binding domain-containing protein, translating to MTVTRLSIFPLGGAILFPGMHLPLHIFEPRYRAMVGDALARDRRIGMIQPRGEGDPPPLFETGCVGRIVDVEAHEDGRYDIVLEGVSLFHVERELEVTTPFRQVEATLLPATASETLALGMRASIEIESRRFADAHGYAVDWEAVTRLDDESLVNGIAQIAPFDVASKQALLEASGLDDRAELLVQLMQFFGRHGQDDATLQ from the coding sequence ATGACGGTGACGCGTCTCTCGATCTTCCCTTTGGGGGGCGCGATCCTGTTTCCGGGGATGCACCTGCCGCTGCACATTTTCGAGCCGCGCTATCGGGCGATGGTCGGTGACGCGCTGGCCCGTGACCGCCGGATCGGAATGATCCAGCCGCGCGGGGAGGGTGATCCGCCGCCCTTGTTCGAAACCGGGTGCGTCGGCCGAATCGTCGATGTCGAGGCGCATGAAGATGGCCGCTACGACATCGTGCTGGAAGGGGTGTCGCTGTTCCACGTCGAGCGCGAGTTGGAGGTGACGACGCCGTTCCGGCAGGTTGAGGCGACGCTTCTGCCCGCCACTGCCAGCGAAACGCTGGCACTTGGCATGCGCGCCTCGATCGAGATTGAATCGCGGCGCTTTGCCGATGCCCATGGCTATGCCGTCGATTGGGAAGCGGTCACGCGGCTGGACGATGAAAGCCTGGTCAACGGTATCGCCCAGATCGCGCCGTTCGACGTGGCATCGAAACAGGCGCTGCTGGAAGCGTCCGGGCTTGACGACCGTGCGGAGTTGCTGGTGCAACTGATGCAGTTTTTCGGCCGCCACGGCCAGGATGACGCGACGCTGCAATGA
- the gltX gene encoding glutamate--tRNA ligase → MSVVTRFAPSPTGHLHVGNLRTAILNWLFARRHGGQFLLRLDDTDAARSEEAFVTAIRDDLNWLGLSPDGEARQSARLPDYERRFDTLKAAGRVYPCYETPEELDLRRKILLGRGLPPIYDRAALTLSEADRTRFEEGGRRPHWRFRLDHSAAIEWDDAIRGPQRFDPATMSDPVIRRADGSWLYLLPSVIDDIDMGITHVVRGEDHVSNTAAQVQMFAALDAPPPTFAHAALLTGSEGKLSKRLGSLGVAHFREEGLEPQALIALLARIGTSDPVEPFADPMALAATFDFARFGRAPARFDEAELAALNARIVHQLDHDAVADRLPSGMGEAAWRAVRPNLSRVVEAADWWRVIEGPVAASELSAEDRAYLLDAVRVGQDMDWATDPWHALTGALKEATGRKGKALFLPLRLALTGQPHGPDMAALLPLIGRERALARLQAAGG, encoded by the coding sequence ATGAGCGTCGTCACCCGTTTCGCCCCCAGCCCCACCGGGCATCTCCATGTCGGCAATCTGAGGACAGCGATCCTCAACTGGCTGTTCGCGCGCCGTCATGGCGGACAATTCCTGTTGCGGCTCGACGATACCGACGCCGCGCGCAGCGAAGAGGCGTTCGTGACCGCCATTCGCGACGACCTGAACTGGCTGGGCCTGTCGCCTGACGGCGAGGCGCGTCAGTCGGCGCGACTGCCCGATTATGAGCGCCGGTTCGATACGCTGAAGGCAGCGGGGCGCGTCTATCCCTGTTACGAAACGCCCGAAGAGCTGGATTTGCGGCGCAAGATCCTGCTGGGCCGGGGCTTGCCGCCCATTTACGATCGCGCCGCGCTGACGCTAAGCGAAGCGGACCGCACGCGGTTCGAGGAAGGGGGGCGGCGGCCGCACTGGCGCTTCCGGCTTGATCATTCGGCAGCGATCGAATGGGACGACGCGATTCGCGGCCCCCAGCGTTTCGACCCCGCCACGATGAGCGATCCCGTGATCCGCCGCGCCGACGGCAGCTGGCTGTATCTGCTGCCCAGCGTCATCGACGATATCGACATGGGCATCACCCATGTCGTGCGCGGCGAGGATCATGTGTCCAATACCGCCGCACAGGTGCAGATGTTCGCCGCGCTGGACGCGCCGCCGCCGACCTTTGCCCATGCCGCGCTGCTGACCGGCAGCGAGGGCAAGCTGTCAAAGCGCCTCGGCTCGCTGGGCGTGGCGCATTTCCGGGAAGAAGGGCTGGAGCCGCAGGCGCTGATCGCTCTGCTCGCCCGGATCGGCACCAGCGACCCGGTCGAACCGTTCGCCGATCCCATGGCTCTGGCCGCGACATTCGATTTCGCGCGTTTCGGCCGCGCACCTGCACGGTTCGATGAGGCGGAGTTGGCCGCGCTCAACGCGCGCATCGTCCATCAACTCGACCACGATGCCGTCGCGGATCGGCTCCCATCGGGCATGGGTGAGGCTGCTTGGCGCGCCGTGCGGCCCAATTTGTCGCGCGTAGTCGAAGCCGCCGACTGGTGGCGAGTCATTGAGGGGCCGGTCGCCGCAAGCGAATTGTCGGCAGAGGACCGTGCCTATCTGCTCGACGCCGTGCGGGTGGGTCAGGATATGGATTGGGCGACGGACCCGTGGCACGCGTTGACCGGCGCGCTCAAGGAAGCAACGGGGCGCAAGGGCAAGGCGCTGTTTCTGCCCCTGCGTCTGGCACTGACCGGACAGCCGCACGGGCCGGACATGGCGGCGCTGCTGCCCCTGATCGGGCGAGAGCGGGCGCTGGCCCGGCTTCAGGCCGCTGGCGGGTAA
- a CDS encoding tetratricopeptide repeat protein has translation MSAADKDAVEAFRRDVVEPSMRELVIVYFTAEWCGPCKALGPIIDKVAGEYAGKGVRLAKLDVDKNQFIAAQFQVRSVPTVYAMFQGQLVADLGQARTESAMKATLDQILRQLPVAGEAQSVEAEIEPLIAMGERVLGEGDAERALSIFEQLAEMAPEHAAVAGGRARALVALGRVEEAEAALATLSEDAAKAPEVARARAAIALAAEATPVDDLSALRAQVEAAPDDLSLRYDLAGGLMAAGERDAAADHLLNIIQTERDWNDGAARQRLLKLFEVVGLEDPWVSQQRRRLSAILFG, from the coding sequence CTGTCCGCTGCCGACAAGGATGCCGTCGAAGCCTTTCGCCGCGACGTCGTCGAACCGTCGATGCGCGAGTTGGTGATCGTCTATTTCACCGCCGAATGGTGCGGCCCGTGCAAGGCGCTGGGTCCGATCATCGACAAGGTGGCGGGCGAATATGCCGGCAAGGGCGTGCGGCTGGCAAAGCTGGATGTCGACAAGAACCAGTTCATCGCCGCGCAGTTTCAGGTGCGCTCGGTCCCGACCGTCTATGCGATGTTCCAGGGGCAGCTGGTGGCCGATCTGGGGCAGGCACGCACCGAATCGGCGATGAAGGCGACGCTGGACCAGATCCTGCGGCAATTGCCCGTTGCGGGCGAGGCGCAGTCCGTCGAGGCCGAGATCGAGCCGCTGATCGCCATGGGCGAACGGGTGCTGGGCGAGGGCGACGCCGAACGCGCCCTATCTATCTTTGAGCAGCTGGCTGAAATGGCGCCCGAACATGCCGCCGTCGCGGGCGGTCGTGCGCGGGCACTGGTGGCGCTGGGCCGGGTGGAAGAGGCAGAGGCGGCGTTGGCCACCCTGTCGGAGGACGCGGCCAAGGCACCCGAAGTCGCACGCGCGCGCGCGGCCATCGCTCTGGCAGCGGAAGCCACCCCGGTCGATGACCTCTCCGCCCTGCGCGCCCAAGTCGAGGCGGCGCCGGACGATCTGTCGTTGCGCTATGACCTTGCAGGCGGCCTGATGGCAGCGGGCGAGCGCGATGCGGCGGCGGACCATCTGCTGAACATCATCCAGACCGAGCGCGACTGGAATGACGGTGCGGCGCGCCAGCGGCTGCTGAAGCTGTTCGAGGTTGTCGGGCTGGAAGACCCCTGGGTGTCGCAGCAGCGCCGCCGGCTGTCGGCGATCCTGTTCGGATGA
- a CDS encoding glucoamylase family protein — MFDRRNFMSHAGLGLAGAVGACAAPRQSDPLRLGALDPTRPLTDASASGLIDDVQERAFRFFWDTTNPETGWAPDRWPTPSFSSIAAIGYALTAYPIGESHGWITRAAGRDRTLRTLSWLAGAPMGDGERRFSGYKGFFYHFLGVTQGWRFARSELSTIDTALLMAGVLFAQSWYDGDDPVEARIRALADQLYRAIEWTWITPRPPFVSMGWHPETGFIPSDWNIYNEGMILYVLGLGSPTHPLPDGTWEAVSERFRASWGTHWGQEYLHFAPMFGHQYSHVWIDFRGIRDGLMREKGIDYFENSRRATYAQRQYAVENPGGWVGYGEDCWGLTACDGPGDFRMTTAGRERSFFSYSARGPGERDDGTLAPTALLGSYPFAPEIVEPTVRAMYQRYGTGIYGQYGFLDSFNPTLASRPPERLKHGEIRPGTGWVADDYLGIDQGPIVAMIENHRTELVWKTMQKNPYIRRGLQRAGFTGGWMG, encoded by the coding sequence GCCTCTGGCCTGATCGACGATGTTCAGGAGCGGGCGTTCCGTTTCTTCTGGGACACCACCAATCCCGAAACCGGCTGGGCGCCCGATCGCTGGCCAACGCCCAGCTTCTCCTCGATCGCGGCGATCGGCTATGCACTGACGGCCTATCCGATCGGCGAAAGTCATGGCTGGATCACGCGCGCGGCCGGACGCGATCGGACGCTCCGGACCCTGTCGTGGCTGGCAGGTGCGCCGATGGGCGACGGTGAGCGGCGGTTCAGCGGCTATAAGGGCTTTTTCTATCACTTTCTTGGCGTGACCCAGGGGTGGCGGTTCGCACGGTCGGAGCTGTCGACCATCGACACTGCGTTGCTGATGGCCGGCGTGCTGTTCGCGCAAAGCTGGTATGACGGCGACGACCCGGTCGAAGCGCGCATCCGGGCACTGGCCGATCAGCTTTATCGCGCGATCGAATGGACATGGATCACGCCGCGCCCGCCCTTTGTCTCGATGGGCTGGCATCCGGAGACGGGCTTCATCCCCAGCGACTGGAACATCTATAATGAGGGGATGATCCTGTACGTGCTGGGGCTGGGATCCCCGACGCATCCCCTGCCCGACGGGACGTGGGAAGCGGTCAGCGAACGCTTCCGTGCCAGCTGGGGCACGCATTGGGGGCAGGAATATCTGCACTTCGCGCCGATGTTCGGCCATCAATACAGTCATGTCTGGATTGATTTCCGGGGTATCCGCGACGGGTTGATGCGCGAAAAGGGCATCGATTATTTCGAGAACAGCCGCCGCGCGACCTATGCCCAGCGGCAATATGCGGTGGAAAATCCGGGCGGCTGGGTCGGCTATGGCGAGGATTGCTGGGGCCTGACCGCGTGCGACGGGCCGGGCGATTTCCGCATGACCACCGCCGGGCGCGAGCGTTCGTTCTTCAGCTACTCCGCCCGCGGGCCGGGGGAGCGCGACGACGGCACGCTGGCGCCGACGGCGCTGCTCGGCAGCTATCCCTTTGCCCCTGAAATCGTCGAGCCGACGGTGCGTGCCATGTACCAGCGTTACGGCACGGGCATTTACGGCCAATATGGCTTTCTCGACTCGTTCAACCCCACGCTTGCCAGCCGCCCGCCCGAAAGGCTGAAGCACGGCGAAATCCGCCCCGGCACCGGCTGGGTCGCGGACGACTATCTGGGCATCGATCAGGGGCCGATCGTCGCGATGATCGAAAATCATCGTACCGAGCTGGTGTGGAAGACGATGCAGAAAAACCCGTACATTCGCCGCGGATTGCAGCGCGCCGGGTTTACGGGCGGCTGGATGGGCTGA
- a CDS encoding sterol desaturase family protein, producing MNLLSGILLFLATIALMEGFAYAMHRWVMHGPGWFLHKSHHRPRVGFWEANDLYFVIFAAPSILLLVGGTYWGWHPATVWIGAGIAGYGAIYLGFHDIIVHRRLPSRYLPRSRYMKRIVSAHRLHHAVESKEGTVSFGFLIAPRPESLKAELKRRGNAGVRAPREPAA from the coding sequence ATGAACCTGTTGTCCGGCATTCTCCTGTTCCTGGCCACCATCGCCCTGATGGAAGGCTTTGCCTATGCCATGCACCGCTGGGTCATGCATGGGCCGGGCTGGTTTTTGCACAAAAGCCACCATCGCCCGCGGGTCGGCTTCTGGGAAGCCAACGACCTGTACTTCGTGATCTTTGCAGCGCCGTCGATCCTGTTGCTGGTAGGCGGCACCTATTGGGGCTGGCATCCGGCAACGGTGTGGATCGGGGCTGGGATCGCCGGCTATGGCGCGATCTACCTTGGGTTTCACGACATCATCGTGCATCGGCGCCTGCCGAGCCGCTATCTGCCACGGTCGCGTTATATGAAGCGCATCGTGTCGGCGCATCGGCTTCACCACGCGGTTGAGAGCAAGGAGGGCACCGTCAGCTTCGGCTTCCTGATCGCCCCGCGCCCCGAATCGCTGAAGGCCGAGTTGAAGCGGCGCGGCAATGCCGGTGTGCGTGCGCCGCGCGAACCGGCGGCGTGA
- a CDS encoding ribose-phosphate pyrophosphokinase: MKLLAGNSNHPLSRAIGDYLDIPLTQANVRRFADEEIFVEILENVRGEDVFVIQSTSFPANDNLMEALIMIDALKRASAKRITAVLPYFGYARQDRKPGPRTPISAKLVADLITTAGADRVLSVDLHAGQIQGFFDIPTDNLYAAPVMSADIKTRFGDRNLMVVSPDVGGVVRARSLAKRLDNAPLSIVDKRRERPGESEVMNIIGDVEGRFCILIDDIVDSAGTLCNAAAALKAAGAEGVVAYCTHGVLSGGAVARVEASALEELVITDSIGNHDFIAGAKRIRHLTIAPLVAEAIKRIADEASVSSLFD; this comes from the coding sequence ATGAAACTGCTGGCGGGCAATTCCAACCATCCGTTGTCGCGCGCGATTGGCGATTATCTGGACATTCCGCTGACGCAGGCGAATGTCCGGCGTTTCGCCGACGAAGAGATTTTCGTCGAGATTCTGGAAAATGTGCGCGGCGAGGATGTGTTCGTCATCCAGTCGACCTCGTTCCCGGCAAACGACAATCTGATGGAAGCACTGATCATGATCGACGCGCTGAAGCGTGCGTCGGCCAAGCGGATCACTGCCGTGCTTCCTTATTTCGGTTATGCCCGGCAGGACCGGAAACCCGGCCCCCGTACGCCCATCTCCGCCAAGCTGGTCGCGGACCTGATCACTACGGCGGGTGCCGACCGCGTGTTGTCGGTCGATCTGCACGCGGGGCAGATTCAGGGCTTTTTCGATATTCCGACCGACAATCTTTATGCCGCGCCGGTCATGTCGGCGGACATCAAGACGCGCTTTGGCGATCGCAACCTGATGGTGGTGTCGCCCGACGTCGGCGGCGTGGTGCGCGCGCGCAGCCTGGCCAAGCGGCTGGACAATGCGCCCCTGTCGATCGTCGACAAGCGGCGTGAGCGGCCCGGCGAATCGGAAGTGATGAACATCATCGGCGATGTCGAAGGGCGCTTCTGCATCCTGATCGACGATATCGTCGATTCGGCGGGCACCCTGTGCAATGCCGCTGCCGCGCTAAAGGCCGCTGGGGCCGAGGGTGTGGTCGCTTATTGCACCCACGGCGTGCTGTCGGGCGGTGCAGTGGCGCGGGTTGAGGCCTCGGCGCTTGAGGAACTGGTCATCACCGATTCGATCGGCAACCACGACTTCATCGCGGGCGCAAAGCGCATCCGCCACCTGACGATCGCGCCCTTGGTGGCCGAAGCGATCAAGCGCATTGCGGATGAAGCGTCGGTCTCCAGCCTGTTCGACTGA
- a CDS encoding Rrf2 family transcriptional regulator produces the protein MLTQRSRYALRAMIFLAGQPRDGAPVPMGRIALEANVPRKFLELILADLRESGFLYSTRGKAGGYRLSRPPHLISLGEVIRTIEGPLALVPCVSRTAYRPCADCRDEATCAIHIAMARVRDETARILDGTSLADTQAQAMAA, from the coding sequence ATGTTGACGCAGCGCTCTCGATACGCGCTCCGCGCGATGATCTTCCTTGCCGGACAGCCCCGTGACGGTGCGCCCGTGCCGATGGGACGAATCGCGCTGGAGGCGAATGTTCCCCGTAAGTTTCTGGAGCTGATCCTGGCGGATCTGCGCGAATCGGGCTTTCTGTATTCGACCCGTGGCAAGGCGGGCGGCTATCGCCTGTCGCGCCCGCCGCACCTGATCTCGCTCGGCGAAGTCATCCGCACCATCGAAGGACCGCTGGCGCTGGTGCCGTGTGTCAGCCGCACCGCATACCGCCCATGCGCCGATTGCCGGGACGAGGCGACCTGCGCCATCCATATCGCCATGGCGCGCGTACGCGACGAAACCGCCCGTATTCTGGATGGCACCAGCCTGGCCGATACCCAGGCTCAGGCGATGGCCGCCTGA
- a CDS encoding DMT family transporter, producing the protein MHRSDPESLTSPRSSAWPIAAVCAANVFLATGPVFVRLADTGPVAAAFWRIMLAAPVLFGAAFLLRERPVAAARGLWGVLAVAGIAFALDLGSWHIGILRTTLANSTLFGNSATLIYPIYGFIVARAWPTRTQGAALALAAVGGGMLLGRSAELSPQNLVGDLFCMLAGLLYAFYFILMARVRQAMPPASALALSTLASAAPLLALALLLGERVIPGDWTPLILVALFSQLIGQGLLIYAIGHLPPLIVGLALLIQPVVSATIGWVWFGERLAAADMAGAVLIAVALVLVRRPERPAKVPLASHPTNPRSVA; encoded by the coding sequence ATGCATCGTTCCGACCCCGAAAGTTTAACTTCCCCGCGATCAAGCGCGTGGCCGATTGCCGCCGTCTGCGCGGCGAACGTGTTTTTGGCGACGGGGCCGGTATTCGTGCGCTTGGCTGATACCGGCCCGGTGGCGGCGGCGTTCTGGCGGATCATGCTGGCGGCGCCGGTGCTGTTCGGCGCGGCGTTTCTGCTGCGCGAGCGGCCAGTGGCGGCGGCGCGGGGATTATGGGGTGTGCTGGCGGTGGCGGGCATTGCCTTTGCCCTTGATCTGGGAAGCTGGCACATCGGCATCCTGCGGACAACGCTGGCCAATTCGACGTTGTTCGGCAATTCGGCGACGCTGATCTATCCCATCTATGGCTTCATCGTCGCGCGCGCATGGCCTACCCGCACGCAAGGGGCGGCGCTGGCGCTGGCGGCAGTCGGCGGGGGGATGCTGCTTGGCCGGTCGGCGGAATTGTCGCCGCAGAATTTGGTTGGCGACCTGTTCTGCATGCTGGCGGGGCTGCTCTATGCCTTTTACTTCATCCTGATGGCGCGGGTTCGGCAGGCTATGCCGCCAGCTTCGGCATTGGCCCTGTCGACGCTGGCCAGCGCAGCGCCGCTGCTGGCGCTGGCGCTGTTGCTGGGGGAACGGGTGATCCCGGGCGACTGGACGCCGCTGATTTTGGTCGCGCTGTTCAGTCAGCTGATCGGGCAGGGTTTGCTGATCTATGCCATCGGGCATTTGCCGCCGCTGATCGTCGGACTGGCGCTGTTGATCCAGCCGGTCGTGTCGGCGACGATCGGCTGGGTGTGGTTCGGTGAGCGGTTGGCTGCTGCCGATATGGCCGGGGCAGTACTGATCGCCGTCGCGCTGGTTCTGGTGCGTCGTCCCGAACGCCCGGCGAAAGTCCCGCTTGCGTCCCACCCCACGAACCCTAGATCGGTGGCATGA
- a CDS encoding COQ9 family protein, whose translation MIDLPPDPTIDEMRDALAPLVASNAAFDGWNGHAVDAAADRLGLDRDVARLAFPGGAADMIDAWFAHVDRAMLDRLPPETLAAMKIRQRIAALVEARLDLLAPDREALRRALAILAMPQNVARAARLGWRAADVMWRAAGDTATDYNHYSKRTLLTGIYAATVTVFLDDESEGQGDTRAFLSRRIDNVMQFEKAKAKWTGKSHRLSLSRFVGRLRYPPAA comes from the coding sequence ATGATCGACCTGCCACCCGATCCGACGATCGACGAGATGCGCGACGCGCTGGCCCCGCTGGTGGCGAGCAACGCGGCCTTTGACGGATGGAACGGCCACGCGGTCGATGCCGCCGCCGACCGGCTTGGGCTGGACCGCGATGTGGCGCGGCTGGCCTTTCCGGGCGGGGCGGCGGACATGATCGACGCGTGGTTCGCGCATGTCGACCGCGCGATGTTGGACCGGCTGCCGCCCGAAACGCTGGCGGCGATGAAGATCCGGCAGCGGATCGCGGCGCTGGTGGAGGCGCGGCTGGACCTGCTCGCCCCCGATCGCGAGGCGCTGCGGCGCGCGCTGGCCATTCTGGCGATGCCGCAGAATGTGGCGCGCGCGGCCCGGCTGGGCTGGCGCGCGGCGGATGTCATGTGGCGCGCGGCGGGCGACACCGCGACCGATTACAATCATTACAGCAAGCGTACGCTGCTGACCGGCATCTATGCCGCGACGGTCACCGTGTTCCTCGACGACGAAAGCGAGGGGCAGGGCGATACGCGCGCATTCCTGTCGCGGCGCATCGACAATGTGATGCAGTTCGAAAAGGCCAAGGCGAAATGGACCGGCAAGTCCCATCGCCTCAGCCTGTCGCGCTTCGTCGGACGGCTGCGTTACCCGCCAGCGGCCTGA
- a CDS encoding alkene reductase: MASLYDPIRLGAVEAPNRVLMSPLTRGRSTEAHVPTAMMGEYYAQRASAGLIISEATGISREGLGWAYAPGLWTDEQVEGWKPVLERVHQAGGRIFAQLWHMGRLVHPDFLDGAAPLSSSVTTAPGSVRTYLSNGEKRPYGEARAATLDDIKRVLDDYERATRNALAAGFDGVQLHAANGYLIDQFLRDNSNLRDDDYGGSPENRARLLREAMERIIAVAGADRTSVRFSPNGDTQGVIDSNPEAVFLPIAEYLEDKKIAFVELREPGPDGTFGSTTQPPVSPAFRKLFTGPLILNQDYTKAGAEAAVAEGRADGIAFGRKFIANPDLVERLRDGAPIAEDNMATWYSRGEEGYTDYPPLNREAA, translated from the coding sequence ATGGCATCGCTTTACGATCCGATCAGGCTGGGCGCGGTGGAAGCGCCCAACCGCGTGCTGATGTCGCCGCTGACGCGCGGCCGTTCGACCGAGGCACATGTGCCGACCGCGATGATGGGCGAATATTACGCCCAGCGCGCAAGTGCCGGCCTGATCATTTCCGAAGCGACCGGCATCAGCCGTGAAGGGCTGGGCTGGGCCTATGCGCCGGGCCTGTGGACCGATGAGCAGGTTGAGGGGTGGAAGCCCGTTCTGGAGCGCGTGCATCAGGCCGGCGGGCGCATCTTTGCCCAGCTGTGGCACATGGGCCGATTGGTCCATCCCGATTTTCTGGACGGCGCAGCGCCGCTGTCTTCGTCGGTCACCACCGCACCGGGCAGCGTTCGCACCTATCTGTCGAACGGGGAAAAGAGGCCCTATGGCGAAGCGCGCGCCGCGACGCTGGACGATATCAAGCGCGTACTGGACGATTACGAGCGCGCGACCCGCAACGCGCTGGCCGCCGGGTTCGACGGCGTTCAGCTGCACGCCGCCAATGGCTATCTGATCGACCAGTTCCTGCGCGACAATTCGAACCTGCGCGACGACGATTATGGCGGCAGCCCCGAAAACCGGGCGCGTCTGCTGCGTGAAGCGATGGAGCGCATCATCGCCGTCGCTGGTGCCGATCGCACGTCGGTCCGCTTCTCGCCCAATGGCGATACGCAGGGCGTGATCGACAGCAATCCCGAAGCCGTGTTCCTGCCGATCGCCGAATATCTGGAAGACAAGAAGATCGCTTTTGTGGAGCTTCGCGAACCCGGTCCCGACGGCACGTTCGGTTCGACCACCCAGCCGCCGGTATCGCCCGCGTTCCGCAAGCTGTTCACCGGCCCGCTGATCCTGAACCAGGATTACACCAAGGCCGGCGCCGAAGCAGCCGTGGCGGAAGGGCGCGCCGACGGCATCGCCTTCGGCCGCAAGTTCATCGCCAATCCCGACCTTGTCGAGCGCCTGCGCGATGGTGCGCCGATTGCAGAAGACAATATGGCAACCTGGTACAGCCGCGGCGAAGAGGGTTACACCGATTATCCGCCGCTGAACCGCGAAGCGGCCTGA